ACCCTCCGAAAGGATCCTACGAAAGAGCCTATTGAGCGACGGGGAGTCACCGTCAAACACGATCCCATTCCGATGCTTCCAAAGCTCCCAAAGGGAAAGGATGATGATGGTTCGCGAGTCCCTCACCGGCATGCCATCTCCTCCTTTGTTCACCAGCCATGATGGTAGCGTGTCTTCCCGCGTTGGCGTCCACTCCGGCTTGCCCAGTGCCGTGCAAATCTGCAGCCAAAACGACCGGGAGAAGGCGCACTGAAGCATGATGTGATTCATCGTTTCATCCTCCTGGTCGCAAAGCGGGCATGCATCCTGATGCGGCAACCCCCTCCTGGCCAGACGATCCGAGGTCCAACAGCGGTTGCATACCGCGGGCCAAGTGAAAAAACGGCACTGAAGGGGGACCCGATTCTTCCACGTTGCCGCCGCCGTCGGGACCACCTCTCTGCCTGTGAACTTCGCCGCGTAAGCCGAGCTAGCAGAGTAGATCCCATTCCTTTCCCACGCCCACACGATCCGGTCATGCACTCCCTCCTGGAGTTGAAATCCTTCGACTCGCTCCCACAACGCCATAAACTCGAGGAGTGCTGGCCCCTCCATATCCGGACCAACGAAGTGCGCCCACGCGCCATTCGCTAATGCCTCGTTGACGTGGAGTTGCCGACGAACGCGTTTGGGAATCCTGGAGTAGATGGCATGTGCAACTTCCTCGATCATGTATCCTTCCAGCCACCTGTCCTCCCAGAACAAAGCCTGTCTACCGTCTCCGACCGTCATGTGCATCTCCGCGTTGCATAGCTGCCTAGCTGCTTTTGGCACCGATATGGTGAACTCACTCCGTGGTCTTGGGTTATCCGTCCGAGCGAGCCACGGCCATCTGGCTTGCATGGCGATGTTCATCCACTTTAGGTCTGGAATCCCTAGGCCACCTGCCCACTTGGGGGCGCATACAGCCGGCCATGCAACGGAGCAGTTTCCTCCGTTCGCCTCTGCTTTCCCACACCATAAGAACCCTCGCAAAATTTTGTTGATGGCCTTGATTATCTTGGTTGGGAGCTCCACCGCTAGCATCGCATGTATTGGCATTGACGATAGCACCGACTTGACAAGGAGTAGCCTCCACTCTTCGGCAGCGATGAAGCTCTCCATGTGGGTAGGCATGCCGCAATGTGATCCACCAGCCCCTGAAGCTGGGCTGCCGATTGCCGACGTATGGTCAATGGGAGCCCAAGATATCTTATCGGGAATCTCCCAAGTGAGCAACCAAGGGTGTCAACAACCACTTCTATTCGGTCTTGCGTGCACCTGATCGGTAGCGCAGCACTCTTGCGCAAGTTGGCCTTAAGGCCCGAGGCGGCAGCGAAAATATCCAAAATGAGTGAGCACACTCGTAAGTCCATCATGTGTGGTTTAAGAAATACCATGACGTCGTCCGCAAAGATTGACATCTTGTGCCGCAGTCCGGATGGTGCTAGAGGGGCAAGGAGGCCAAGCTCAGCCGCCCGATGGAAGAGCCATTGAAGTGGCTCCATGACTAGAAGAAAGAGCATTGGCGACATTGGGTTCCCCTGTCTCAGTCCACATTTGTTGTATATTGGCTTTCCTGGCACTCCATTGACTGTCTCAGTCCACACTTGTCGTATATTGGCTTTTCCCATTTATCAACCACCGCACGAAAACAAGTAAAAAAAAAGTTTACAAAGGACGACAAGGTCCGGCACGGCTATCCAGTTCATGAGCTCGACCTAAGCGAAACGACGAACTGGCAGCGTACCAGTGGAGGTGGGAGTTGACAAGTGAATTGAGAATTTGGAGGGGAGGGTTGCCGAACAGCCCCAGCGTCACCGCCGACGCCTCGACCCCGCGCGCCCCCGCTCCTGCTCGCCGAGCCCTCCCTCTCCAGATCTCCAGCCATGTACGGCGGCGGTAAGACTCGCCCCTGCCCCTGGTAAACCCTAAACCCTGGAGATCTCCCGCCCCGATCGCTCACTTTCGCTTTGTTCTCTCACCCGCAGACGAGGTCTCGGCGATCGTCATCGACGTGGGCTCCTACAGCTGCAAGGCGGGCTACGCTGGCGACGACACCCCCAAATGCGTCTTCCCCTCGGTGAGCTTCTGCTTCTGCTTGGGTCAGATTTTCTGTTTCTTCCGAGTGTCTCGTCGTGACCAGCCTGTTTTAGTTCATTCGTTGACCCGAGGGTGCTAAATCTGCGTGCATCGCAACCGTGGGAGTTTTGAGTGCTTCAAAATTTCCAAGTTTTCGAGCTATTTTAAGTCAAACGGCTTCGGATTCTGGTTCAAACATGGGGGCGCTAGCGTATCAGTTCATGATATTCTGGTCAAATCATAaactttgtactccctccgtccgaaaatacttgtcatcaaaatggataaaaagggatgtatctggaactaatatacatctagatacatccctttttattcattttgatgacaagtatttccggacggagggagtaacaggCGCGCCCTACTCTGCAAATAATAGCTACATCAGTACTAGGTTGGACTCAGGCATTGAATCTATAGACTGCGATAAGATGCACATACCTGTCGGTTCCAGCGCAGCGTGTGCAATTTTTTTAATCTGTTGACAAGAAAGTTAGTTAATGATTCAGGCCTGTCTAATGGCCCAGATTTTCCAGTGTTATCTAGTGTGAGCCTTTCTTACATGCACCGCGAGTCAAATGCAAAAAACTGAATTTCAAGTGTTGAAAGTTTCTGCATTGTGAACTTGAGCTATTAGTTCTGGAGGTTAACTGTCGATCTCATGGGAACTTGGGAAATGGCACTGTTGTGTTTGAAATGTGAAGTTCAGTTTATCTGCAAGTTGTTGAGTTGGAGAATATTTCTGTCTCCCGTAGACTCTACAGTTAATGTTTTATTTTTGTTGTGTGAAGATTTACCCTCTGCAGTTAGTGGGGTTATTGGGCTAATTTTGCAGAGTGGCAGTAAATTGCTACTTTCACTCTGTTACTGATGAAATAAGCAAACTACTCATGTGATAACATTCAGAGAAAATGGGAAGTACTGTGTAAATTAGCACTAAGAAAATGGTTTGAATTTGGCCACTTTTGTTTGGGTTTAGCACGTTTTCTTCCCCTTTGCCTGAACAGTGCTTCGGTATTATGTTATTTTGTTGGTTCAAGGGTATGTGAGCTACCCAATCGGGACGTTTTGGCCAGTACAACTTATTGCACTCAGTATCTGGTTTTGATATGTTAAGGTTGTTGGTTCAATTGAACAAACGGGAGATACTGATGAAGCTAAGCCAGAAAAGGAGGCCGACTCTGGATCAGATCCTAAGAATGGATCCAAGCCTATGGATGTGGACAAAGCCAAGACAAAGCGCAAATTTTATCTAGGCCAAGAATTTGAATTCAGGAGGGATCATATGGAGGTTGGTGACTGCACATTCTGAGGGTGATTTGTTGCTCATGTATTTTATTAACTATTGCTTATTGGTTCTCTTCCCCTCCCCACTAAACAGGTGATCTCACCGCTGAAAGATGGAACAGTTATTGATTGGGAAGTTGTTGACAACATATGGAACCATGCTTTTAGGTAAAATTTGTTTACCTGCTTGATGCAGCTCTGAGCAATTTCTCCTCTTTAACATGGTTCATCGATAATCAGCAATGGCACCATTTGGATTATAATTAAGTTACTAGTTTAAGCTTAACAAGTTAGCATTCTGTGTTTATTTGCTATCGAGTGTACTGATTGTGAAATCTTTAGTTAGTTTGTAAGTATACAAGACATGATTCGTTGTTTACCCGCTTGTTTTATTTAATTTGTTGGGATGTTTAGACTTTTGTAACAGCTAAGGTTGATTAAGTACAGGCCTTTGCTCGTTATGATGCTATGTTATTTGTTGGAGTTGCTATTGCTTTGTTCCATTGTATTGTCACACTCACTTATTCTGTATTTCAGACGGCGGCTATTGATCAATCCTGAAGAGCATCCTATGCTGATAGCAGAACCATCTACAAACAGTGGACAGCAAAGAGAGAAGTATGTGTATATGTTCTGTGTTTAAAATATTTATATAGCTAACCCATATGAGTGCCTTCAAGCCTGACTCTTATTTTCCATGTTCTATAGAGCAGCTGAACTTATGTTTGAGAAGTACAAAGTGCCAGCGCTGTTCCTAGCAAAAAATGCAGTATGTCTCTCTCAGAAGCAATCCTTGATGCAATCGGTTTATTATTTTTAATTGTTGATTGGGTTGTCAGGTTCTCACATCTTTTGCATCTGGACGTGCTACATCTCTGGTGGTTGACTGGTCAGCATTTTCTTGATGGTGTTTTATCTCTGCAACCTGCTATTTTCCTTGTAGATAAATGAAGGCCCCTTTTTGCCACGTTAGCGCGATTAGTTTTTGAACAAGTGCACTGTGTTGTGGTGCCTTCTTGGTTCTCAGTCTCCTACTTTATATCTGAAGTATATTGTTCTTCACCAATATATGTTGCACATAGCATACAGATATTGTGGAGCAATTCATCCGGACAAGAAAATACTCATGACGAAGTTGGTTCTAACTGTTAATGCTAAAATTTCCATTTTCTCTGTGCCTGATGTGAGCACCTTAATCTGGTTTCTTGCTTAGATGACCTTCTCGAATTCTTAAGCATTTTATAAGCTGTGTCATTAGATTTTAACAAGCTGGTATTGAACATCGACTAATGATTTATTTCATCTTCATTTCAATGCTTTGGGTCTTTGTCATGAGAGAAATTGCTGTATTTTGACTGAGTGATCATTTTTGGTGCAGTGGTGGCGGGTCTACTGTGGTTTCTGCTGTGCATGATGGTTATGTGTTGCAAAAGGTATGTTATGATATTAATGTACTGATTTTCAAAGGGAAGTGTGCACTACACTACTTACCTGTATCTAATAGTGATCTGCCCCTTTTTACGTTGTACATTTCATTTGAAAGTGTGATTAATCCAACCTTCTCTTTAAAATTTGATAAAATAAGATGTCAAGTTGTATCATATGGACCCTGGCATACGTAACACTGACACCACTTTTGGCTTGTTTCTTCTGAAGCCTTTTTTTCTATTGTTTTGTTCACTCACTTGTTTTCACGTGGCAGTCTGCGGCAACTTCTCCAATTGGTGGTGAATTTTTAACTGACTGTATGATGAAAAGCTTGGAGAGCAAGGGCGTTGTTGTAAGCATTTTCTTTGTTAAGATAGCATACTAGCCCTTGCTGTATTTTCATATCCTGTTTGTTCACTTCTCAGATTAGGCCCAAGTATTCATTTAAGAAGAAGGAAGTGAGCCCTGGAGATTATAAGGTGTAATTTCTTTAACATTACGTTTGATATAAAAaaaaattcttgtttgcttgtgatTCCTTCGGACCAAGAGATAACTCTTTATACCATTCGATGTGCCCCTTTGTTGAAACGCCTTGTACCATTGGATGTGAGCTGGGCCGTTGGTATATTTGAAACCAACACACCAGCAAACAGAAGAGGGGCGACATATACAATATATTTATCTAACCATGGAAAAACGCCACGGGCTGGTGTCTGATCTCTAGGGGATCCATGTCTAACAAAAAAGGTGAGAGAGCCTGCAAGGTGGTCTCTCTACCTTCCCCTTGCTGAGTTCTTTTCTGCAACCCAATTAAGTTTTACCACATGGCATAGGTCTGTAGATAGACACTGAATACCATTTTGACATTTCCAATATCATAAAGTAACACCGTCCTGTTCATATCAATATTCGTAGATACATGAGCACTAGGTGGTTCTCTGACTAATATCTAGCCGGCCCTTCAAAATTTATTTAGTATCTTTCTTCCTATTTATGCGGTCTACCTAAGGTTCTGAATTTGTtgtgttaattaattaatcatgGTTAATTTGTTACATTCGAAATTAATTAGCATTATGCTATTTTTCTTTCTAACCACGCAATTACAAGTACCTTTATTGTTATTCCCAAAAGGAGGGTCAAAATGGGTAGAATCGATATCAGTTCATAGACTTCTTTTAATAATTCCGATTTCGAGAAAGAATTGATAGTTTCTACCTCTACCCTATCTATTATCATTTCAACGATCAACTTCCCCCATAATAATATCTATACTACCTAATATTGTCATGATATCAGccgatttcattttttttaactaaCGGAGGAAGAATTTGCAAATTAATAAAACCGGGTGGACAAATTCTCCATCTCCAGGGGTATGCTTATACAGATGAAAACCTTAAGGATCACACTAGACGGATATAAGGGAAACTATGCAGTGTTTATTCTGTGAACCCATGTTTGTCTTTTTCAGGTTGTAGATCTTGATTTTCCAAACACGACGGATAGTTACAGGTTATACTGCATGGTATGTTCATTTGCAAATCTGTAATTCttgttttgctttgttgaattttgTCTGTATGCCTTTAATGGTTATGCTTACTCCGTATCACAGAGAGCCATCGCTAGCGACATCAAAGAGTCAGTTTGCAGAGTTCCAGATACCCCCTTTGATGGTATAACATTTAAAAAATACATTATTTCTGTGATTGTTTAGCTTTGCTATATTAATGCAGCTCGGATGATACTGTATCCACTATACTGACCTGCACAATCGGAGGAATATGCCAACTCAGTTGATCATTCATGAATCTTATATATGCATACAACCATAATATAGTTGGCTGCTTTTTATGCATATTGTCTGCCTGTCACCATTATTTTCATTCATTTGACTGATTTGACACGTCTGTTTGTGTGCTTTAAGCATTACCTTGCTTTGTGTTCCTCTTTTAGGTTCTGCTATTTACTTTCCCTGCTTTATTTTCATGCAGAAGTGGCATATGCAAATGTCCCTACAACTTCATA
The sequence above is a segment of the Aegilops tauschii subsp. strangulata cultivar AL8/78 chromosome 6, Aet v6.0, whole genome shotgun sequence genome. Coding sequences within it:
- the LOC109762376 gene encoding actin-related protein 4, with protein sequence MYGGDEVSAIVIDVGSYSCKAGYAGDDTPKCVFPSVVGSIEQTGDTDEAKPEKEADSGSDPKNGSKPMDVDKAKTKRKFYLGQEFEFRRDHMEVISPLKDGTVIDWEVVDNIWNHAFRRRLLINPEEHPMLIAEPSTNSGQQREKAAELMFEKYKVPALFLAKNAVLTSFASGRATSLVVDCGGGSTVVSAVHDGYVLQKSAATSPIGGEFLTDCMMKSLESKGVVIRPKYSFKKKEVSPGDYKVVDLDFPNTTDSYRLYCMRAIASDIKESVCRVPDTPFDEVAYANVPTTSYELPDGQTIEVGADRFKIPDILFNPYLSQTIPGIDGFGDSTSIRGLPRMVLDSVNRCDVDIRKELLSNILLSGGSSSILQIKERLEKEVLEESPQNARVKVLASGSSMERRFSVWIGGSILASLGSFQQMWFSKAEYEEHGVSYIQRKCP